GCCAGCCGCGCAGGCCCATCCGCCAGACCGGGACCTGGAATTCCGCCCAATAGAGGTTCAGCTGCGCGCCCAGCAGGTCGATATTCGGCCAGTGGGTCGGCTGGATCAGGTCGCTGGTGGAGATGGTCAGCGCCTCGGTCAGGGTCTCGTCGAAGGGCAGGGGGGGCTGGCCCGCGGCCTGACGGACCCGGTTCTCGGCCTGCAACGCCATGGCATAGTCCTTGGCCAGGATCGGGAAGGCGGTCGACCACTCATCCGCCACCTGGCCGCCCATGATCGAGGTCATGCTGCCTTGGCTGTCCAGATCGACGACCAGCACCTTGTAGCCGTCCAGCGCCGCCGACATCGCCAGATGCGCCGCGGTCGAGGTCTTGCCAACCCCGCCCTTGAAATTCGCCACCGCGAGGACCTTGGCCGGCAGGCCCTCGGGGCGCCACGGGCGGTATTCGCGGTCCGATGCCCCTTCCGTCGCGAAATGGTCGCGCAGGCGCAGCACGTCCTCCAGCGAAAACCACTTGGAGTTGCCTTCGCCCACTCCTTGGGGCAGGTCGGGATGCTTGCGCAGGACCCGGCGGAAATGGGCCGTTGCGACGGGGATCAGATAGCGGCACACCTCCCATGTCGAAAAGCGGCGCAGGCGCTTGCGGCCGTCGGGGGCATAGCCCCGCTCGGCCAGGTCCTGGCGGCCACGGGCGGCAAAGCTGGCCGCCTTGGCGAATCGGGCTGTGCCCACGGGATCCGACAGGCGCTTGGACGCGCGCTCCGGGTCGATGTTGAAATAGGGGGGAAGCGGCTCTTTGCCTGACATCTTGGTCCTGTCGCGATGTGTCATAGTTCGATGTGCCTGTCGCCAACTATGGCACATGAAATCGCCCCAGGGAACGAAAAGCCGAGGTTTCGCGGCGAAACCCTCTCAATCCAACGAAAAAAGACGCCGGAAAGCTTGTCTTTCCTTTCTGATCTTTAGAGTCTTTGGCAGCCGGGAATCGTGAGATTTCAATAGTTAAGAGGCACACAGGCACCCCGATACAGGACGAGAGGTGCCCGGATGCGGGGCGGAGGGTGCCCGATTCCGGGATGGGGGGTGCCGATTCGCGGGATCAGGGGTGCCAAGGGGCAGGATGGGGCCGGATGGGGCGGAATTGCCCGGCGAAGGGCCGATCCGGGGCATGTCCGGAACCGGAAACGGGTGCCTTGGGCCGCGCTATGCGGGGAAGGGTGCCCGTTTGCGGGATGGGGTGATGCGGGATTTGGTGCCTGCGGGGTTGTTGCGGTTGGGTGCCTTTTGGGGCAGGATCACGAAAACGGCAGGAACAGGCCAGATGGATGACATACCGCGCGACCAGCTGTCGGGTGCCCTGCGGCGCGGGGCGGTCAAGAAGCATGTCGCGGCGATCCACGTCTCGGGCAAGCTGACCCTGCTGCAGCGCAAGCTGTCGAATGTGCTGCTGCTCAATGCCTACGACACGCTGATGACCAAGCCCAGCCATCAGATCGACGCGCGCACGCTGTCGCTGATGATCGGCTATAACAGCAATGACATGGACACGCTGAAGCAGTCGCTGCGTGGCTTGGTCGAGACGGTCGCCGAATGGGACATGCTGGACGAGAAGGGGCGCCAGGAATGGGGCGTCTCCAGCCTGCTGAGTTATGCCAAGCTGCGGGGCGGGGTCTGCGAATATGCCTATTCCCCCGCCTTGGCCGAGAAGCTGCATGATCCCAAGGTCTTCGCGTTGATCAACCTGAACATGCAGCGGCGCTTCACCTCGGGCCATGCGCTGGCGCTCTATGAGAACTGTTACCGCTTCGTGCGGACCGGATCGACGGGCTGGTGGGATCTGGACCTGTTCCGCCGCCTGATGGGGGTGGCGGATTCCAGTTATTACGAGGTTTTCAAGCAGCTGAACGCCAAGATCATCAAGCCCGCCGTGGCCGAGGTGAACCGCAGCAGCAACATCGTCCTGACCCCCGAGACGCGCAAGCAGGGCAGGGCGGTCACCCATATCCGATTCCTGATCAAGGAGAACCCGCAACTGGCCATCCTGGACATGGATGACGGCGAGGGGATGCGCCATGGCGAGGTCTATGGCCGGCTGCGCGCCTTGGGGGCCAGCGACCGGCTGGCGCGGCAATGGCTGGGCGCGCATGGCGAGGCGCAGGTCCGCGCGGGGCTGGATTACGTCGAGGCGCGTCAGAACGTGGTCAGCAAGATGGGCTATCTGACCGCCGCGCTGGAGGGGGGGTTCGGCGCCGCCCCGAAGGCGCCCGCGCCTGATTCCGCGAACCCGCAGGCCGCCAATCCACAGGCGGAGCGTCTGCGCCGCATCCTGGAGGTGATCCGCACGCGCACCCCCACGCAGCGCGACGCGGATCGGCGGCTGTTTCTGACGCAGCTGGGCGACGGCCCGGCGCGCCAGGATTTCGAGCGCCATGGCTGGATGTCGCCGCTGAACGCCGCGCGCATCCGTGATTTCTGGCAGGAGATGTCGCCGGGCCTGTTCGACGACCTGGCCGATCAGGCCGCCAGCCGGGCATAAAGCCCGCCCTGCGCGATCAGCTGGGCGTGGCTGCCGGTCTCCGCGATGCGGCCGCGATCCATGACCACGATGCGGTCGGCGCCGCGGATCGTCCCCAGCCTGTGGGCGATGACCAGCGTGGTGCGGCCCCGCGACAGGGCGTCCAGCGCGGACTGGATCTCGCGTTCGGTCTGGCTGTCCAAGGCGCTGGTCGCCTCGTCCAGGATCAGGATCGGCGGGTTCTTGAGGAAGGCGCGGGCAATGGCCACGCGCTGTTTCTGGCCGCCCGACAGCATCACGCCGCGTTCGCCCACCACCGTGTCGAGACCCAGGGGCAGGCCCTCGATCAGGCCGGTCAGCTGGGCGCGGGCGGCGGCGTCGCGGATCTGGGACTCAGACGCGTCCAGGCGGCCATAGGCGATGTTTTCGCGCAGCGTTCCGCCGAAGAGGAACACGTCCTGGCTGACCAGCCCGATCTGGCGGCGCAGGCTGTGCAGGCGCATCGCGTCCAGTGCCAGCCCGTCGATGGTGATGCGGCCTTCGGTCGGTTCGTAGAAGCGCGGCAGCAGCGCCAGCAGCGTCGTCTTGCCCGCCCCCGAGGGGCCGACGAAGGCCACCGTCTCGCCCGCGCGGATGTCCAGATCGATCCCCTGCAGGATCGGGCGGCCCGGCTCGTAGCCGAAGCCCACGTCGCAGAGGCGGATGTCGCCGCGCAGGGCGGGGGCCTCGGTCGCGTCGGGGGCATCGGCGATCTCGGGGTCGGTGTCGAGCAGTTCGCGGAAGCGGCGATAGCCCGCGATGCCGCGCGGATAGGTCTCGATCACGGCGGCGATCTTTTCCAGAGGGCGGTAGAAGACGCCGACCAGCAGCAGGAATCCCACGAAGCCGCCGGTGGTCAGATCGCCGGTCAGCACATAGCCCGCCCCCACGACCATCACGATGACCTGCACCAGCCGCAGCCCCATGTATTGCAGGGCCGAGCTGACGGCCATGACCTTGTAGGCCTCCAGCTTGGTGCTGCGGTAGCGGGCGTTGTCGGCGGCGAAGAGATGCGTCTCATGCGCCTCGTTGCCGAAGGCCTGGACGACGCGGACGCCGCCCAGGGCCTCCTCCAGCCGGACGTTGAAATCGCCGACGCGGGCATAGATGGCGCGCCAGGTGGCGGTCATGCGGCCGCCATAGACGATGACCAAGGCCAGCATCGCGGGCACGATCGCCGCCACGATCAGCGCCATCTGCGGGTGGATCCAGAACATCAGGATGAAGGCGCCCACGAAGGTCATCAGGGCGATGAAGGCATCCTCGGGGCCGTGATGGGCGACCTCGCCGATCTCCTCAAGGTCGCGGGTGACGCGGGCGACCAGCTTGCCGGTGCGGGCGCGGTCGTACCAGCGCCAGGACAGGCGCGTCAGGTGGTCGAAGGCCTGGGCGCGCATCACCGTCTCGATGTTGATGCCCAGCTTGTGGCCCCAATAGATCACCACGGTCAGCAGCCCCGCATTCACCGCATAAAGCGCCAGCAGCCCCGCGGCGGCGGCGACGGTCAGCGACCAGTCGCCTTGGGGCAGCAGGCTGTCGATGAACCAGGTGACGGCCAGGGGAAAGGCCAGCTCCAGCAGGCCCGAGAGGACGGCGCAGCCGAAATCCAGCCAGAACAGCCCCATGAAGGGCCGGTAATAGGAAAAGAAGCTGCGCATCGGGTCGTCCTTCAGGCGGGCACGGCGACGGGCAGGCCGTCGGCGCGGGTCAGGACCTGCATCGGCAGGCCATAGATTTTCATCAGCGCAGGCGCGCGCATCAGATCGGCGGGGCCGCCCTGCAGGGCCAGGCGGCCGCCCTTCAGCGCGACGATATGGTCGCAGAAGCGGGCGGCCATGTTGACCTCGTGCAGGACGATCACGGCGCTGCGGCCCTGATCGTGGCACATGCGGCGGATCAGGGACAGGACCTCGACCTGATGGGCGATGTCCAGCGCGCTGATCGGTTCGTCCAGCAGCAGGGTATCGGCACCTTGGGCCACCAGCATGGACAGCCAGCCGCGCTGGCGTTCGCCGCCCGACAGGGTGTCGACCAGCCGATGGGCCAGCGCCTCGACGCCGCATTCGCGCAGGGCGGCCTCGATCGCGGCGCGGTCCTCGGGGCCCGGGCGGCCGAGCGCGCCGTGCCAGGGATAGCGGCCGAGCGCCGTCAGCTCGCGCAGGGTCATGCCCTCGGCCGGGGGGGTGGTCTGGGGCAGGAAGGCCAGGCGGCGGGCCAGGTCGCGCGCGCGCCACCGGGGCAGGGGACGGCCCTCGAAGGTCACGGTGCCGGTGACGGCGACGCCCGGCGGGTGCTGGCGGGCCAGGACTTTCAGCAGGGTGGATTTGCCCGACCCGTTATGGCCGATCAGCCCGATCACTTGGCCGCGGGGCAGGTCCAGGTCCAGCCCGTCCAGCAGGCGGCGATGGGGCAGGGCTGCGGTCAGGCCGCGGATGGCGAACAGGGTCATGGATGTCTCCGCGTCATCAGCCAGATCAGCCAGGGCGCCCCGATCAGCGAGGCGAAGAGGCCGAGCGGCAGTTCATAGGGAAAGCCCGCCATGCGCGCGCCGAAATCGGCGGCCAGCATCAGCCCCGCCCCGATCAGCGCGGCGCCGGTCAGGTGATCGGCGGGCCGGGCCAGGCCCATGCGCCGGGCCAGATGCGGGGCCATCAGCCCGACGAAGGACAGGGGCCCGGTGACCAGCGTCGCGGCCCCCGTGGCCAGCCCCGCCAACGCGATCAGGACCAGGCGGGCGCGGCGGACTTCCAGCCCCAGCCCGCCCGCGACCGCCGCGCCCAAGGGCAGCAGCGCCAGCCAGCGCGACAGGGCCAGCCCCGCGCCCCAGACCCCGGCGGCCAGCGCCGCCAAGGCCAGCGCGCCCGCCATCGGCACGGTCCCCGTCGATCCCGACAGCCAGGCCAGCACCGCCCAGGCCCGCGCATCGCCCACCGCCATCATCGCCGACAGCACCGCCGAGGCCAGGGCCGAGACGGCGATCCCCGCCAGCAGCACCCGCTCGGGCGGCATGTCGCGCCCGGCGGTGAAGCCGATCAGCACCGCCAAGGCCAAGGCCCCGCCAAGCGCGGTGCCCAGCCCCAAGGCCAGCGCGCCGGGAGCGGCCATCAGAAAGACCACGCCCGCAAAGCCCAAGGCCGCGCCGCCGGACACGCCCAGCACCTCGGGCGAGGCGAGGGGGTTCGCGGTCAGCCGTTGCAGCATCGCGCCCGCCACGGCCAGTGCCGCCCCGGATGCGGCCGCCGCGATCAGCCGGGGCAGGCGCATGGGCAGGAAGGCCACGACGCTGTCGGCATCGAGCAGCGCCCAGCCCCCGGGCACCCGGCCCAAGGCCAGCATCAGCGCGCCCGCCAGCGGCAGGGCCAGGGCGATCAGGGCCAGGCGGCGGCGCGGGCGGGCCAGGCGGGGGGCGCGGTCGCTGCGGCCTCGGGCGGGGTGGAGCCGCGCAGGCGCGGCAGCAGCCAGATCAGCAACGGCCCGCCGACCAGCCCGGTCAGCGCGCCGGTGGGGAAGGACTCGCCCCCCAGCCCCGCCCAGGCCAGGACCAGCCCGTCGGAGAGCGACAGGATCAGCACGCCCAAGGCGGGCGACAGCGTCAGAAGGCCGGGGATGGTCCGCGCGCCCAGGCTGCGCGCCAAGGCGGGGGCGGCCAGGCCGACGAAGGCGATCAGCCCAAGCTCGGCCGAGACGCCCGCCGCGATGGTCACCGCCAGCACCACCGCCGCCAGTCGGACCAAGGCCACGTTCAGCCCCAGGCCCGACGCGGCCTCGGCCCCGATGGTCAGGACCCGCAGCGGGCGGGCCAAGGCCGCGGCGCCCACCGCGCCCGCGGCCAGCAGCAGGCCCAGGTTGCGCGCGCCGGTCCAGTCCTGCTGGACCAGCGCGCCGCCGTTCCAGATGACCAGCGACAGCAGGTATTGTCCTTGGGCCAAGGTGATCGCGGTGGCCACCGCCGATGCGGTCAGCCCGACCAGCATCCCCGCTATGACCATGGGGACAGGCGCGAAGCCCCGGCGCGGCCACCGTCGCCAGGACCAGCGCCAGCTGCGCGCCCGCGCTGATGCCCAAGGTGGTCGGATCGGCCACCGGGTTGCGCAGCACGACCTGCAGGATCGCCCCCGCCAGGCCCAGGGCGGCGCCCGCCAGCAGCGCCACGACGCCGCGCGGCATCATCCCGTATCCCATGCGGATCTGGTCCAGCGTCATCGCCTGCGGATCCAGGGGCCAGCCCGGCCAAGGCAGGTCCCGCACCGCCCAGAGCCACAGCCCCAAGGCCAGCGCCGCCCCGAGCGGCAGCATCGCGCGCGCCCCGGTCATGCGGGCGCGCCCTCCAGCGCGCGGGTCAGGGCATCGGCGAAGCGCAGGGCCGAGGGGATGCCTCCGAAGGCATTGATGCGCGGCAGGTGATGGACCCGGCCCGCCGCCACCTGGGGCAGGGCGCGCCACAGCACGCTGCGGTCCAGGCCGCGCCGCGCCTCGGGCGGGACGGGGCCGATGACGACCAGGCGCGCATCGGGCATGGCGGCCAGCCGGTCCAGCGGCACGGGGGCCAGAAAGCTGAAGGCGGTGGCCTCGGTCCAGGCGTTGCGCAGGCCGATCCGGGTCAGGGTGCTGCCGAACAGGCTGTCATGACCGAAGGCGCGCAGGTGGCGGGGATCGCCGATCTCGACCAAGGCCAGGGGGCGGGCTGTGTGCGGGGCCAGCCGGTTGCGGGCGGCGTCCAGCGCGGCCTCGGCCTGCGCGGTGGCGCGCGCGCCTGCCGGGGCGTCGCCGATGCGCGCGGCCAGGGCGGGCAGGGAGGCCATGGCCTTGGGCAGCGGCGCCTCGTCCGGCAGAAAGAAGGGCAGCGACAGCACCGGCGCGATCTGCGCCAGCCGCGGCTCGTAGCGGGTGTAATAGGGCGATGACAGGATCAGCGAGGGGCGGACCAGCTGCAGCAGTTCGAAATTGGGGGCGCCGCGCAGGCCCAGATCGGTGACGCCCGGCGGCACGGCGGGCTGGGCGATGTCGGCGCGGTATCGGATCAGCTCGGCCGCGGCGACGGGCATGTGGCCGATGGCGATGGCCGTCTCCAGCATCGCCCAGTCAATCGCGGCCAGGCGCGGCGCGCCCATAGCCGCCGCCCGCAGCGGCCATGCCACCGCCGCGGCGACGGCGGCTGCCAGCACGGCGCGGCGGTGGGGCCGGGGCGGTGTCACCACGAATAGGCGATCCGGGCCGCGATGCTGCGCCCCTCGCCATAGCTGCAGCCGAAGCTGCCGCAATGGGCCAGGTAGACCTCGTCCGTCAGGTTGTCGAGATTGATCGAGGCCTCGATCGGGCCTTGGGAATAGCGGGCGGCCAGGTCGATCAGGGTCACGGAATCCAGCGCGACGGTATTGGCGAAATCGCCTTGGCGCGCGCCGATATGGCGGATGCCGCCGCCCGCGCGCAGGCCTTGGCCGAAATCGCGGTCCAGCCACAGGCTGGCCAGGTTGCGCGGCGCGTTGGGCATCTGCAGCCCGTCCTCGGCGCCGCCGCGCTGTTCGGTGCGGTTATGGGCGTAGCTGGCGCGCAGGTCCCAGCCCTCGGTCAGGGCGGCGGTGGCTTCCAGCTCGATGCCTTGCGAGCGGACCTCGCCGATCTGGCGGCGCTGGCCCTCGCCCAGGTTGCGGACCAGGTTCTGCTGGGTCAGGTCATAGACCGCCGCGCTGATCAGCCCGTCAAAGCCCGCGGGCTCGTATTTCGCCCCTAGCTCCCATTGGCGGCCGGTGGTGGGGCGCAGGGGGCGGCCGGTCTCGATATCGGTGCCGATGGTGGGGTCGAACGAGGTCGAATAGCTGGCATAGGGCATCACCCCCGAGGCCAGCACATAGCCCAGCCCCGCCCGCCCGGTCGTGGCGCTGTCGGACTGGTCGATCCGGGCGCCGTTCTCGGTGCCGGTGATGCGGGTGCGGTCATGGCGCAGCGCCAGGCCCGCGCGCCAGTTGTCCCAGGTGATCTCGTCCTGGGCATAGAGGCCGATCTGGTCCAGCGTCACGTCGCGCGAGCCGCTGTAGAAGGGCGCGTCACCCGGCAGCGCGCCGAAGACCGGGTCGCGCGCGTCGATGGGCTGGCCCGCGAAGAACTGCGTGTCGGTGCGCGCGTCATATTGCCGGATGTCCAGCCCCAGCAGCAGGTCATGGGTCGCGGCGCCGGTCGTCACGCTGTTAGACAGCCGCGTGTCCAGGTTCACGCCGCGGGTGGATTCGTCCTGCAGGTTCGCGCCGCGGGTGACGGCGCCATCCGCATCGAGGCCGGTGACGTAATGGCCGGTATAGGTCCAGTCGAAGCGTTCGGCGCGGAACCCCTGTGACAGGGTCCAGCCATTGTCCAGCTGGTGGTCGATCTCGATCCCCAGATTGGTCATGCTGCGGTCGCTGTCGTCGAAGGCGGGTTCGCCGAAATAGCGGTCGCGCAGGGTCCGGCCATCCTCGGTTTCCGTCAGGGCGAAGGGGACGCGGGGCGGGGTGATCGGCGCATCCGTCGTCTGCGAGGCGATGACATCCACCGTCGTCGCCCCGTCCGGCTGCCAGCGCAGCGCGCCGCCCAGATAGGCGCGGCGGTTCGTCAACTCGTCGATCTGGGTGCGGCTGTCGCGGCCGATGCCGGTCAGGCGCCAGGACAGCACCGCATCGGGCGCGCGGTTCAGGTCGAAGAAGGCCTGGGACGCGCCGTTGCTGTCCAGGCCCAGCCCAACCTCGCCGAAATCGCGGTCCTGGGCGCGCTTCTGGACCTGGTTGATGATGCCCGCGGGCGATCCCGCGCCATAGAGCGAGGAATTGGGACCCTTGAGCACCTCGACCTGCTGCAGGCCGTAGGTCTCGAAGGCGGGGGCGCCAAGGTCGCGCAGCTGGCGCAGGCCGTTGACATATTGCGACCCGCCCGCCTCGAAGCCGCGCAGGGTGGGGCTGTCGAAACGCGGATCGGCGCCGAAGGGCTGGCCCAGCACGCCCGCCGTATGGCCGAGCGCCTGGCCCAGGGTCTGGGCGCCCTGATCGGCGATCTGGCGCGCGGTGACGACGCTGACCGATTGCGGCACCTGGGCCAGGGGCGTGTCGGTCTTGGTGGCCGATTGCGCATAAGCGCCGACATAGCCATCGGCCTGGACGGTGGCGTCGCTGGCCGCGGTCAGCACGATGCCGTCCAGCAGGGTCGGTTCGGCGCTGTCCTCGGCCAGCACGGGGGCGGTCAGCAGCGCCAGAAGGCTGGCGCCTGCGATAAGGATGGGACGGGTCATGATGGCCTGCATATTGACGGATCGGCGGATATCTGACTAGTTTTGTCAGATTCGTCAATCCGGCGCGGCCTGTCCATTCGGATAATCCTGACGGAATGACTTGGCAACAGCGGAAGGAAAGGGTCAGACCATGGCAGAGCTGCGCATGTTCCGGGCCGCGGGGCAGATCCCGCAGGCATCGGGGGCGGCCGCCGCCGCGCTGGAGACGCGGGCCGCGGCCTGGGGCCTGGCCGTGCGGCGGGCCGATGACGGGCTGGCCCTGAGCCTCTGGGGGGGCGAGCTGCGCCTGACGCTGATGGGCCGCGCATTGCGGGTCGAGATCGCGGCCCCCGAGGACCGGCTGGTCGGCGTGCTGCGCGAGGCCCTGTCCGAGATCATGGCCGAGGCCGGGCTGGAGGTGGCGTGGGACCGGCTTGACGTGGGCGCCTTGGCGCCGGGCCTGTCGCTGATGCGGGTGGACCGGGTCGCGCCCGCCGGGCCGAACTTCATCCGGCTGCGCCTGCGCGGGGCGGATGCGGGGCGGTTCGCGACGGGGGCTGCATGTGCGGCTGCTGTTGTCGCCTGCGGGGCGGGCGGCGGTCTGGCCCCGGGTCGCGGCCAGCGGGCGGGCCGTCTGGCCCACGGGGGCGGATGCGCTGCATCGCCCGGTCTATACCATCGCCGCCCAGCAGGATGACTGGCTGGAGATCCTGATATATCGCCATGCCGACAGCCCGACCTGCGATTGGGCGGCGTCAGATCCCCTGGGCGCGACGGTGGGCGTGATGGGGCCGGGGGGTGGCGGGCGTCCCGACGGGGTGCTGCATCTGTTCGGCGACCAGACCGCGCTGCCCGCGATCGGGCGGATGCTGGCCATGGCACCGGGCCGCGCCGTGCTGCGCTGCGCCCCCGCCGATCTGGAGGTGCTGGCGGGCCTGTGCGACATCCGCCGGTCCGACATCCGGCTGAGCGACGATTTGCTGGGCGCGCTGGCGGATGTGCCGCCGGGCCATGTCTGGTTCGCCGCCGGCGGCGAAGAGGCCCGCGCCGCCCGCCGCCTGCTGAAGGGCCGGGGCGGGGTCACCGCCGCCGCCTATTGGTAGGCCGCTTGCCCCCGTCAGCGCGGGCTGTCACGCTGGTGCAAAGGGGGCATGGCGATGGGCGAGGCGACGATATTGGCGATGGCGGATCACCTGGGCGGCATGGCCCGGGTGCTGGAATGGGCGGTGATCGCGATCGAGCTGTTCGCCATCGCGATCCTGCTGCTGGGCATCGCGCGCTTCACCGGCTGGTTCCTGTCGGGCGAGGTGATGCGCCGCGATGCCCATGAGCGCGACCATCAGCTGAACCGCGGCCGCCTGGCGTTGGGCCGCCACATCCTGGCCAGCCTGGAGGTGCTGATCGTGGCCGATCTGATCCGCACCGTCCTGCATCTGAGCATGGCCAATATCCTGCTGCTGGGCGGGCTGGTGCTGATCCGGTCCTTCATCGCCCTGTCGCTGGACTACGAGATGCGCGCGCTGGAGCGGGACTGAGCGGGGGTCAGACATTACCTGTTTGCGGTGTATTTGGATTGACGTGTAATGTTTAAGGTGGTTCACTGACCACGCGGAGAGGGATGGCCGCATGGGAGGGGATCGAGCATGACCGACGGGCGGGACGCCTTCATCTGCGACGCGGTGCGCACGCCGATCGGGCGCTATGGCGGGGCCTTGGCCGGGATCCGGGCCGATGATCTGGCCGCCCTGCCGCTGCGCGCGCTGATGGCGCGCAATCCGGGCGTGGACTGGTCGGCGGTCGATGACCTGATCTTTGGCTGCGCCAATCAGGCGGGCGAGGACAACCGCAACGTGGGCCGCATGGCCGTGCTGCTGGCGGGGATGCCGGTGGGCGTGCCGGGGACGACGGTGAACCGGCTCTGCGGGTCGGGGATGGATGCGGTGGGCATGGCGGCCCGCGCGATCCGGTCGGGCGATTGCGACTTTGTCCTGGCCGGGGGCGTCGAGAGCATGACCCGCGCGCCCTTCGTGATGCCCAAGGCCGAGGGCGCCTTTTCCCGCGCCGCTGCGGTCTTCGACACGACCATCGGCTGGCGTTTCGTGAATCCGGCGATGAAGGCGGCCTTCGGCGTGGACAGCATGCCCCAGACCGCCGACAATGTCGCCGCCGATCACGGCATCAGCCGCGCGGATCAGGACGCCTTTGCCGCCCGCAGCCAGGCCCGGTGGGCCGCCGCGCAGCAGGCGGGCATCTTTGCCGATGAGATCGTGCCGGTCCATGTCCCGCAGAAGAGGGGCGATCCGCTGATCGTCGATACCGACGAACATCCGCGCCCCGGCACCACGACCGAACAGCTGGCGCGTCTGCGCGGCGTGAACGGGCCGGAGCTGTCGGTGACGGCGGGCAATGCCTCGGGCGTCAATGACGGGGCGGCGGCGCTGGCCATCCTGTCGGAACGCGCGGCCGCCGCGCAGGGGCTGACGCCCCGCGCCCGCATCGTCGCCATGGCCGCTGTGGGGGTCGAGCCGCGCGTCATGGGCATCGGCCCCGCCCCCGCCGCGCGCAGGGTTCTGGCCCGCGCCGGCCTGACGCTGGACCAGATGGACGTGATCGAGCTGAACGAGGCCTTCGCGTCCCAGGCCCTGGCCTCGATGCGTGATCTGGGGCTGGCCGATGACGCGGCCCATGTGAACCCCAATGGCGGGGCCATCGCGCTTGGGCATCCCTTGGGGATGTCGGGGGCGCGTCTGGTCACCACCGCCATGTATCAGCTGCACCGCACCGGCGGCCGCT
The Paracoccus aestuarii genome window above contains:
- the pcaF gene encoding 3-oxoadipyl-CoA thiolase; translated protein: MTDGRDAFICDAVRTPIGRYGGALAGIRADDLAALPLRALMARNPGVDWSAVDDLIFGCANQAGEDNRNVGRMAVLLAGMPVGVPGTTVNRLCGSGMDAVGMAARAIRSGDCDFVLAGGVESMTRAPFVMPKAEGAFSRAAAVFDTTIGWRFVNPAMKAAFGVDSMPQTADNVAADHGISRADQDAFAARSQARWAAAQQAGIFADEIVPVHVPQKRGDPLIVDTDEHPRPGTTTEQLARLRGVNGPELSVTAGNASGVNDGAAALAILSERAAAAQGLTPRARIVAMAAVGVEPRVMGIGPAPAARRVLARAGLTLDQMDVIELNEAFASQALASMRDLGLADDAAHVNPNGGAIALGHPLGMSGARLVTTAMYQLHRTGGRYALCAMCVGVGQGIAIIIERV